The following proteins come from a genomic window of Geminicoccaceae bacterium SCSIO 64248:
- a CDS encoding efflux RND transporter permease subunit encodes MRLNVSYIFIRRPIATFLLSLGLFLAGAMAYVELPVASLPSVDLPTIRVQARYPGASPEVMAATVAAPLERRLGEIAGVSELTSNNTLGSSNITVQFDIERDVEGAARDVQAAINAAQADLPAGMPTQPTLRKTNPAGVPIIILTMSSKTLPMRAVYDAADTVVGPRISQVEGVAEVSVSGGEQPAVRVQVDPRRLASMGVGLEDVRRAIDEANVRNPMGTFDGAERSLAIGTNGQIDRPEDYADIPVKLSDGTLVRLSSLAEIEMGSRSRLNAGWSNKDPAVLLFVRKTAEANVVETVERIKAMLPELGQYIPAGVDLRVLNDRTAVIQASVFDLQITLVATVILVMLVVFVFLRRIVPTLAAGVAVPLSLAGTVGVMWLLGYSLNNLSLMALTISVGFVVDDAIVVIENLFSNLERGMKPLRAALVGSRQIGFTVVAISVSLVAAFIPILFLGGIPGRLLREFSVTLATAVLISAVVSLVVTPVICAYFIKQAPRPRETWIDRRIEPVLDAVTRLYARTLRWALNHGLVMGTTVLIALGLSVLLFIVTPKIIFPQDDTGMMWGATRGSPDISFAQMKGLQEKVLDILLEDPDIAAVGSFIGSSGWRAGNSASMIVSLKPQSERSATIFEVVDRLRPKMAEIVGANVGFYPAQDLQIGGRESNAQFQYTLWSSDLDELVAWLPEVTQALERTPGLVDVSSDRDDAGPQATVTIDRDAASRLGVKVSDIDAALNDAFAQRQISTIYRDRNQYQVVLDVTAEARADLNSVRAIYVTASNPPGSQATDADAAAEGIQVPLSAVTRLTRDVAPLSVEHQGQFPAVTISYNLAEGADIATATAAIDETVANLGLPDSINYGASGTALSTQQTSSDQSLLLITALLSVYLVLGILYESLRHPVTILSTLPSAGLGALLALQITGLELSLIALLAVVLLIGIVKKNGIMLVDFALHAERERGLPPEQAVYEAAISRFRPITMTTLAALLGAVPLILFTGPGAALRQPLGITIAGGLIVSQLLTVYTTPVIYLWMERLRWPFGKAERSAPTPAAQPAE; translated from the coding sequence ATGCGCCTGAACGTCTCCTACATCTTCATCCGGCGCCCGATCGCGACCTTCCTTCTGTCGCTCGGCCTGTTCCTCGCCGGCGCGATGGCCTATGTCGAGCTTCCGGTCGCGTCGCTGCCGTCGGTCGACCTGCCGACCATCCGGGTCCAGGCGCGCTATCCCGGCGCGTCGCCCGAGGTCATGGCCGCGACGGTCGCCGCGCCGCTCGAGCGCCGGCTGGGCGAGATCGCGGGCGTCAGCGAGCTGACCTCCAACAACACGCTGGGCTCCAGCAACATCACGGTCCAGTTCGACATCGAGCGCGACGTGGAAGGGGCCGCGCGCGACGTGCAGGCGGCGATCAACGCCGCGCAGGCCGACCTGCCGGCGGGGATGCCGACCCAGCCGACTTTGCGCAAGACCAACCCGGCCGGCGTGCCGATCATCATCCTGACGATGTCGTCGAAGACCCTGCCCATGCGCGCGGTCTACGACGCCGCCGACACCGTGGTCGGGCCGCGCATCAGCCAGGTGGAAGGGGTGGCGGAGGTCTCGGTCAGCGGCGGCGAGCAGCCGGCCGTGCGCGTCCAGGTCGATCCGCGCCGGCTCGCCTCCATGGGCGTCGGGCTGGAGGACGTGCGCCGCGCCATCGACGAGGCCAACGTCCGCAACCCCATGGGCACGTTCGACGGCGCCGAGCGCTCGCTCGCCATCGGCACCAACGGCCAGATCGACCGGCCCGAGGACTACGCCGACATCCCGGTCAAGCTCTCGGACGGAACGCTCGTCCGGCTGTCCTCGCTCGCCGAGATCGAGATGGGCAGCCGTTCGCGCCTCAACGCCGGCTGGTCGAACAAGGACCCCGCCGTCCTCTTGTTCGTCCGCAAGACCGCCGAGGCCAACGTCGTCGAGACGGTCGAGCGCATCAAGGCGATGCTGCCGGAGCTCGGCCAGTACATCCCGGCGGGCGTCGACCTTCGCGTCCTGAACGACCGCACCGCCGTCATCCAGGCCAGCGTCTTCGACCTGCAGATCACCCTGGTCGCGACCGTGATCCTGGTGATGCTGGTCGTCTTCGTCTTCCTGCGCCGGATCGTGCCGACGCTGGCGGCCGGCGTCGCCGTGCCCCTGTCGCTGGCGGGCACGGTGGGCGTCATGTGGCTCTTGGGCTACAGCCTGAACAACCTGTCCCTCATGGCGCTCACCATCTCGGTCGGCTTCGTGGTCGACGACGCCATCGTCGTGATCGAGAACCTGTTCAGCAATCTCGAGCGCGGCATGAAGCCTTTGCGCGCCGCCCTGGTCGGCAGCCGGCAGATCGGCTTCACCGTGGTCGCGATCAGCGTCTCCCTGGTGGCGGCCTTCATCCCGATCCTGTTCCTGGGCGGCATCCCCGGCCGGCTTTTGCGCGAGTTCTCGGTCACGCTGGCGACGGCGGTGCTGATCTCGGCCGTGGTCTCGCTGGTCGTGACGCCCGTGATCTGCGCCTACTTCATCAAGCAGGCGCCCCGGCCGCGCGAGACCTGGATCGACCGGCGGATCGAGCCCGTGCTCGACGCGGTCACCCGTCTCTACGCCCGCACCCTGCGCTGGGCGCTGAACCACGGCCTGGTCATGGGCACGACCGTGCTGATCGCGCTCGGGCTGAGCGTTCTCCTGTTCATCGTCACGCCCAAGATCATCTTCCCGCAGGACGACACCGGCATGATGTGGGGGGCGACCCGCGGATCGCCCGACATCTCCTTCGCCCAGATGAAGGGCCTGCAGGAGAAGGTCCTGGACATCCTTCTGGAGGATCCGGACATCGCCGCCGTCGGCTCCTTCATCGGCTCGTCCGGCTGGAGGGCGGGCAACAGCGCCAGCATGATCGTCAGCCTGAAGCCGCAATCCGAGCGCAGCGCGACCATCTTCGAGGTGGTCGACCGGCTGCGGCCGAAAATGGCCGAGATCGTCGGCGCCAATGTCGGCTTCTATCCGGCGCAGGACCTTCAGATCGGCGGCCGCGAGAGCAACGCGCAGTTCCAGTACACGCTCTGGAGCTCCGACCTCGATGAGTTGGTCGCGTGGCTGCCGGAGGTCACCCAGGCGCTGGAGCGGACGCCCGGCCTGGTCGACGTCTCGAGCGACCGCGACGACGCCGGGCCGCAGGCGACCGTGACCATCGACCGGGACGCCGCCTCGCGCCTGGGCGTCAAGGTCAGCGACATCGACGCCGCATTGAACGACGCCTTCGCCCAGCGCCAGATCTCGACCATCTACCGCGACCGCAACCAGTACCAGGTCGTGCTCGACGTCACGGCCGAGGCGCGGGCCGACCTCAACAGCGTGCGCGCCATCTACGTGACCGCCTCGAACCCGCCCGGCTCGCAGGCGACCGACGCGGACGCCGCGGCCGAGGGAATCCAGGTGCCGCTCTCGGCCGTGACCCGGCTGACCCGGGACGTCGCGCCGCTTTCGGTCGAGCACCAGGGCCAGTTTCCCGCCGTGACGATCAGCTACAACCTCGCCGAGGGCGCCGACATCGCGACGGCCACGGCCGCGATCGACGAGACCGTCGCCAATCTCGGCCTGCCGGATTCGATCAATTACGGCGCGTCGGGCACGGCGCTCAGCACCCAGCAGACCAGCAGCGACCAAAGCCTCCTCCTGATCACGGCGCTTTTGTCCGTCTATCTCGTGCTGGGCATCCTCTACGAGAGCCTGCGCCACCCCGTGACGATCCTCTCGACCCTGCCCTCGGCGGGCCTGGGCGCCCTGCTCGCCCTGCAGATCACCGGGCTGGAGCTGTCCCTGATCGCGCTCCTGGCCGTCGTCCTCCTGATCGGCATCGTCAAGAAGAACGGCATCATGCTGGTCGACTTCGCCCTGCACGCCGAGCGCGAGCGCGGCCTGCCGCCGGAGCAGGCCGTGTACGAGGCGGCGATCAGCCGCTTCCGGCCGATCACCATGACCACGCTGGCGGCCCTGCTGGGCGCCGTGCCGCTCATCCTGTTCACCGGGCCGGGCGCGGCGCTGCGCCAGCCGCTCGGCATCACGATCGCGGGCGGCCTGATCGTCTCGCAGCTCCTGACCGTCTACACCACGCCCGTGATCTACTTGTGGATGGAGCGCCTGCGCTGGCCGTTCGGCAAGGCCGAGCGGTCCGCGCCCACGCCCGCCGCCCAGCCGGCGGAGTGA